A region from the Bradyrhizobium erythrophlei genome encodes:
- a CDS encoding LysR substrate-binding domain-containing protein, translated as MPPEQAGVEIELPKTAVASTLEPLIHLAEQGLGIAYLPDFAIGRQLREGLLVTVLDDYTDRSGPLRVMWPSSRHLAPKLRAFVDFLAANLVPSVEGEADSGIGF; from the coding sequence GTGCCGCCCGAGCAAGCCGGCGTCGAGATTGAACTTCCGAAAACGGCGGTCGCAAGCACGCTTGAGCCGCTGATCCATCTGGCCGAGCAAGGCCTGGGCATCGCCTACCTGCCCGACTTCGCCATAGGCAGGCAACTTCGTGAAGGTCTGCTCGTCACTGTGCTCGACGACTACACCGATCGCTCCGGACCGCTTCGGGTCATGTGGCCGTCGAGTCGGCATCTCGCTCCCAAGCTCAGAGCATTCGTGGACTTTCTCGCCGCGAACCTCGTCCCCTCCGTCGAAGGAGAAGCAGACAGCGGGATAGGTTTCTAG
- a CDS encoding universal stress protein, with the protein MTLKSIGVFVDATPEGEKRIDYAAALAHRCDAHLAGIHVVSAVRPEYRSDYYVIGEKAIRAALASQKAADEAVTSDVRRRFEAISAKRDLRAEFRVIRRGGPDDDLTLNSLHSDLVVIGQRELQELRGYTSPEKLLLSSGAPILVIPSGWKSESIGNKILVGWNASREARRAVADALPFLVAASSVTLLVVDSEQRAGRHGEEPGADIALYLTRHGARVEIEQVLSQGSPVADVILSCAAAHGMDLIVIGAYSHARSVEMLFGGVTRTLLKLAPVPLLMSR; encoded by the coding sequence ATGACTTTGAAAAGCATTGGGGTGTTCGTCGACGCCACCCCCGAAGGAGAGAAGCGGATCGACTATGCAGCTGCGCTCGCTCACCGGTGCGACGCCCACCTTGCCGGAATCCACGTCGTATCTGCGGTTCGCCCGGAGTATCGATCCGATTACTATGTGATTGGTGAGAAGGCGATCCGGGCCGCGCTCGCCTCGCAGAAGGCGGCCGACGAGGCTGTGACTTCCGATGTTCGCCGGCGCTTCGAGGCCATATCCGCGAAGCGCGATCTCCGTGCAGAATTCCGGGTGATCCGTCGAGGTGGACCTGACGACGATCTCACTCTCAACTCGCTTCATTCCGATCTCGTGGTGATCGGTCAGCGTGAGCTGCAAGAGCTGCGCGGCTACACATCTCCTGAAAAGCTCCTGCTGTCCAGCGGCGCTCCCATTCTCGTCATACCGAGCGGCTGGAAATCCGAATCTATCGGCAACAAGATACTGGTCGGCTGGAACGCCAGCCGTGAGGCCCGGCGCGCAGTCGCAGACGCGCTCCCCTTCCTCGTCGCGGCTAGTTCCGTCACTCTTTTGGTTGTCGATTCGGAACAGAGAGCAGGCCGGCACGGCGAGGAGCCCGGCGCTGATATCGCCCTGTATCTCACGCGGCACGGTGCCCGCGTCGAAATAGAGCAGGTGTTGTCGCAAGGCTCCCCGGTCGCCGACGTCATCCTGTCGTGTGCCGCAGCTCACGGCATGGATCTGATCGTCATTGGCGCCTACAGCCACGCCCGCTCTGTCGAGATGCTGTTCGGCGGCGTAACCCGGACGTTGCTGAAACTGGCGCCTGTTCCGCTTCTGATGTCACGGTAA
- a CDS encoding TetR/AcrR family transcriptional regulator, which produces MEAVDKPDASPRLYGDLRRAPRENATRILLETERLLRIYGHRKITVADVADACGFSPANVYRYFSSRRAILGALASHYLHETERAALACAICNGHSARDRLSGFLTGLNTALIIFADREPRVSELLADATAEQWPCYRHYDARLVRHITKILAAASASGDFGLAGDAEQEARRIKAAACALVEPDVVLSYRDRYDASTREAVSRLIADALLNRSMSPSRASRHAE; this is translated from the coding sequence GTGGAAGCTGTCGACAAGCCTGATGCCAGCCCACGGCTGTACGGTGACTTGCGACGCGCCCCTCGGGAAAATGCCACACGCATCCTCCTCGAAACGGAACGGCTTCTCAGAATTTACGGCCATCGCAAAATCACTGTGGCGGACGTGGCAGACGCCTGCGGCTTCTCCCCCGCCAACGTCTATCGGTATTTCTCAAGCCGCCGCGCGATCCTCGGAGCGCTTGCGTCCCACTACCTGCACGAGACCGAACGCGCAGCCCTTGCTTGCGCGATCTGCAACGGCCATTCGGCGCGCGATCGGCTCAGTGGGTTTCTCACCGGCTTGAACACGGCTCTGATCATCTTCGCTGATCGCGAGCCGCGGGTCAGCGAGTTGCTCGCCGATGCCACGGCAGAACAATGGCCCTGCTACAGGCACTACGACGCGCGCCTCGTCCGCCACATCACCAAGATACTCGCTGCAGCGAGCGCATCGGGAGATTTCGGGCTGGCCGGTGATGCCGAACAAGAAGCAAGGCGCATAAAGGCGGCAGCCTGTGCTCTGGTCGAGCCGGACGTCGTCCTGTCCTACCGGGACAGGTACGACGCCTCTACGCGCGAGGCGGTGAGCCGATTGATCGCAGATGCCTTGTTGAACCGATCCATGTCGCCGAGCCGAGCTTCGCGACACGCTGAATGA
- a CDS encoding enolase C-terminal domain-like protein: MSIPDLVIQEIRVRPVVAPLPRPIRTASGDVLDAPLLLIDVLTDAGVTGRAYAFAYTQLTLRSLTQFVRDITPELLGKSVSPRARMRQVEKRLKLVGWQGFAGMVVGTLDMALWDALARAMDVPLVVMLGGELRPLPAYDSFGVLDRRTDLPWLETSVASGFKAIKIKLGAGAVESDVAIVADVRRTIGDRVRLMLDFNQSQSTAGAVERIRRLQDFDLTWVEEPVAAEDLVGHREVRERVRPVPIQTGENWWFPHGMANAIAAGASDLAMVDIMKIGGVTGWLSATAQAEAAALPLSNHTFVEPSAHVMAVATTAAWFEYLDIAGAVLTERLLLVDGTVTARGPGLGLDWDEHAVARYAFS; this comes from the coding sequence ATGAGCATTCCCGATCTCGTGATCCAGGAGATTCGAGTCCGACCGGTGGTCGCGCCGCTGCCACGCCCGATCAGGACAGCTTCAGGTGACGTGCTCGACGCCCCACTCCTGCTGATCGATGTGTTGACGGACGCGGGGGTGACGGGACGAGCCTATGCGTTCGCCTATACGCAGCTCACCCTGCGTTCGCTCACGCAGTTCGTGCGCGACATCACCCCTGAACTCCTCGGAAAATCCGTCAGCCCGCGTGCGCGGATGCGGCAGGTGGAGAAGCGTCTCAAGCTGGTCGGCTGGCAGGGATTCGCCGGCATGGTGGTCGGCACTCTCGATATGGCGTTATGGGACGCGCTTGCGCGCGCGATGGACGTTCCCCTTGTGGTGATGCTCGGTGGCGAGCTACGGCCGCTACCGGCATACGACAGTTTCGGCGTACTTGATCGGCGAACCGATTTGCCCTGGCTCGAGACGTCCGTCGCGAGCGGCTTCAAGGCGATCAAGATCAAGCTTGGCGCAGGAGCTGTGGAGAGCGACGTGGCTATCGTCGCCGATGTGCGGCGAACGATCGGCGACCGTGTGCGGTTGATGCTCGACTTCAATCAGTCGCAAAGCACTGCCGGCGCGGTCGAGCGCATCCGTCGGCTGCAAGATTTCGATCTGACCTGGGTGGAAGAGCCGGTTGCGGCCGAAGATCTTGTGGGCCATCGCGAGGTTCGCGAGCGCGTCCGGCCAGTACCGATTCAGACAGGGGAGAACTGGTGGTTTCCTCACGGGATGGCGAACGCCATCGCCGCCGGTGCGTCCGATCTTGCGATGGTCGACATCATGAAGATCGGCGGTGTCACCGGCTGGCTTTCAGCAACGGCACAGGCAGAAGCCGCGGCGTTGCCATTGTCAAATCACACCTTTGTCGAGCCGAGCGCGCATGTGATGGCCGTTGCGACGACAGCTGCCTGGTTTGAATATCTGGACATTGCCGGCGCTGTTCTGACCGAACGGCTGCTGCTCGTTGACGGCACGGTCACCGCGCGCGGGCCCGGGCTCGGGCTGGATTGGGACGAGCACGCAGTCGCGCGCTACGCCTTCTCGTGA
- a CDS encoding alpha-hydroxy-acid oxidizing protein, which translates to MSMKPVNVEDYRILAQSRLPKIIFDYLEGGAEDEIGMKHNREVFERYRLMPRRLVDVSRRDSGIELFGRHQSAPFMIGPTGLNGALWPKGDLLLARAAGRAGIPFVLSTASNASIEEVAAASKADLWFQLYIVQRKLAEQMVRRAEAAGYSTLVLTTDVGVNGNRERDLRNNFGLRMRYTPGLIYDGVTHPRWSFGFMLSGMPQLGNFVTADSSDGEIQATVMSRQMDSSFNWDDFSWLRKLWPRKLLVKGIMRPDDAERCISAGADGVILSNHGARQLDAAVSPLDVLAESRARISAPILIDSGYRRGTDIVKALALGANAVVLGRATLYGLAAAGEAGVDHVLRLLKDEVDRTLAQIGCPSIGQLSPDYVMADGSMPATAPRRSVGMDLLERQTNG; encoded by the coding sequence ATGTCCATGAAGCCTGTCAACGTCGAAGACTACCGCATCCTCGCGCAAAGCCGCCTGCCCAAGATCATATTCGATTATCTCGAAGGCGGCGCCGAAGACGAAATCGGTATGAAACACAATCGAGAGGTCTTCGAACGCTATCGATTGATGCCGCGCCGTCTCGTCGACGTCAGCAGGCGCGACAGCGGCATCGAACTGTTTGGACGACATCAGTCTGCTCCCTTCATGATCGGGCCCACCGGCCTGAACGGCGCGCTTTGGCCGAAGGGCGACCTTTTGCTCGCCCGTGCGGCCGGGAGGGCGGGCATTCCCTTCGTGCTGTCGACTGCCTCGAATGCCTCGATCGAGGAGGTGGCAGCCGCATCCAAGGCCGACCTCTGGTTCCAGCTCTATATCGTTCAGCGCAAGCTCGCGGAGCAGATGGTTCGTCGCGCCGAGGCGGCTGGCTATTCTACCCTTGTGCTCACGACCGATGTCGGGGTGAACGGCAACCGCGAGCGCGATCTGCGCAACAACTTCGGTCTGCGGATGCGTTATACGCCCGGGCTGATCTATGACGGCGTCACGCACCCTCGATGGTCGTTCGGCTTCATGCTCAGTGGCATGCCTCAGCTCGGGAACTTCGTGACCGCCGATTCCTCGGATGGCGAGATCCAGGCCACGGTTATGAGCCGACAGATGGATTCCAGCTTCAACTGGGACGACTTTAGCTGGCTGCGCAAACTCTGGCCGCGCAAGTTGTTGGTGAAGGGCATCATGCGTCCCGACGATGCTGAGCGATGCATCTCGGCCGGCGCCGATGGGGTGATCCTTTCCAACCATGGAGCTCGCCAGCTCGATGCAGCCGTCTCGCCGCTCGATGTCCTCGCGGAGAGCCGGGCGCGGATCTCGGCGCCGATCCTGATCGACAGCGGCTATCGCCGCGGGACCGACATCGTGAAAGCGTTGGCGCTCGGCGCGAACGCGGTGGTGCTTGGACGCGCGACGCTCTACGGCCTAGCAGCGGCTGGTGAAGCCGGCGTCGACCACGTCCTTCGCTTGCTCAAGGACGAAGTCGACCGGACGTTAGCGCAGATTGGATGCCCATCGATCGGCCAGTTGTCGCCCGACTATGTCATGGCCGACGGATCGATGCCTGCGACCGCGCCGCGACGATCGGTTGGAATGGATCTGCTCGAACGCCAGACAAACGGTTAA
- a CDS encoding thiamine pyrophosphate-dependent enzyme gives MQDPGSYYFGAAGGLGFAMPAALGVQLAESSRRVIAIIGDGSANYSITALWTAARYKIPVVFLIMKNGTYGALRWFAEVLKVDDVPGIDFLSLAKGYGVESVRAATVDDLKQALAAALGSQAPTLIEVPTLAEGF, from the coding sequence ATGCAGGATCCTGGCAGCTATTACTTCGGAGCGGCTGGCGGTCTTGGCTTTGCTATGCCGGCAGCGCTCGGCGTTCAGCTCGCCGAGTCATCGCGGCGCGTCATCGCCATCATCGGCGATGGGTCGGCCAATTACAGCATCACCGCGCTCTGGACCGCCGCGCGCTATAAAATCCCGGTGGTCTTCCTGATCATGAAGAACGGCACCTACGGCGCGCTGCGCTGGTTCGCCGAGGTGCTGAAGGTCGATGACGTGCCCGGCATCGACTTCCTCTCGCTGGCCAAGGGCTATGGCGTGGAGAGCGTGCGCGCCGCCACGGTCGACGACCTCAAGCAAGCGCTGGCAGCAGCGCTTGGCTCGCAAGCCCCAACCCTGATCGAGGTGCCTACCCTCGCTGAGGGATTCTGA
- the mdlC gene encoding benzoylformate decarboxylase, with the protein MTSVHDVTYDLLRRHGVTTIFGNPGSNELPFLKDFPADFRYFHGLHEGVAMGMADGYAQATAKPALVNLHSAAGTGNGMGALANAWNSHTPLIVTAGQQTRAMMGVEPLLTNLDSSQMPRPLVKWSYEPPIAQDVPLAMSRALHMAALPPSGPVYLSVPYDDWAAEADPQSSALLDRQVHAVKSFDGPSLSRIVERLNAAKHPVLILGPEVDACRANAHAVRLAEKLHAPVWVAPSAPRCPFPTTHPSSRGLLPAAIKGISAALSGHNLILVVGAPVFRYHQYEPGAYLPEGAELIALTSDAQEAARAPVGDAIVGDIHAALQALADNVGQSGRPLPTPRARPAPAEVGPAPLSPEAVFDVIAAIAPRDAIYVNESTSTTDFL; encoded by the coding sequence ATGACGAGCGTTCATGACGTGACATATGACCTGTTGCGCAGGCATGGCGTCACTACAATCTTCGGCAATCCTGGATCAAACGAGTTGCCGTTCCTGAAGGATTTTCCGGCAGACTTCCGATATTTCCACGGCCTGCACGAGGGCGTTGCAATGGGCATGGCTGACGGGTACGCCCAGGCGACAGCCAAGCCAGCCCTCGTCAATCTCCACTCCGCCGCCGGCACGGGCAACGGCATGGGAGCGCTCGCCAATGCGTGGAACTCTCATACGCCGCTGATCGTGACGGCCGGGCAGCAGACACGCGCCATGATGGGTGTCGAGCCGTTGTTGACCAATCTGGACTCGTCGCAAATGCCACGCCCGCTGGTGAAGTGGAGTTATGAGCCGCCGATCGCTCAGGATGTGCCGCTGGCGATGAGTCGGGCGCTGCACATGGCGGCGTTGCCACCGTCCGGGCCGGTCTATCTCTCAGTGCCCTATGACGACTGGGCGGCTGAAGCAGATCCGCAATCGTCGGCTCTACTCGACCGCCAGGTTCATGCGGTCAAGTCGTTTGATGGACCGTCGCTGTCGCGCATCGTCGAACGTCTGAATGCCGCCAAACATCCCGTGCTTATCCTCGGACCGGAGGTCGACGCGTGTCGCGCCAATGCTCATGCGGTTCGTCTGGCTGAGAAGCTTCACGCGCCGGTCTGGGTAGCGCCGTCGGCACCGCGCTGTCCGTTCCCAACCACGCATCCATCCTCCCGGGGTCTGCTGCCGGCCGCGATCAAGGGGATTTCGGCGGCGCTGAGCGGGCACAACCTGATCCTCGTCGTCGGCGCACCTGTCTTCCGCTACCACCAATACGAGCCGGGGGCGTATCTCCCCGAGGGAGCCGAACTTATTGCGCTGACGTCCGATGCGCAGGAGGCGGCTCGCGCGCCAGTGGGTGATGCGATCGTCGGAGACATCCATGCTGCGCTTCAAGCTTTGGCCGACAATGTAGGCCAGTCCGGCCGCCCGTTACCCACGCCGCGGGCAAGACCCGCGCCAGCGGAAGTCGGCCCGGCGCCGTTGTCGCCAGAAGCGGTTTTTGACGTCATCGCTGCGATCGCGCCGCGCGATGCGATTTACGTAAACGAGTCGACCTCAACGACCGACTTCCTGTGA
- a CDS encoding efflux RND transporter periplasmic adaptor subunit has translation MNDLDQTDVHTGKAYQTSSKPRSRARRRWGGRIFAFGAFLLLTTGISLGASRHHAQQRQALLTADETRRFAPSVLIAPVEASPAVVPVTLPGTTAAYAAANIYARATGYIAKRNVDIGDHVKQGELLAELAVPELDDQISQNEATLEQLKAAVQKAEANAKLAEATWGRDKPLLKDGWVTGHQGDIDLQTVKADEAAVSVAQANVAAQEHLLTVLRQNRAYALVLAPFDGVITQRNVDVGALAQGNANTGTFMFEIMQRNVIRVWVYVPQDAAFGVAPGVDAIVRVPELPDHEFQGKVTRIADALQSGTRTLLTEIDIPNPDGALPPGIYCSVELKVPRKTPSFTIPAEALLFNRNGLQAAVVKDGKAEIRTVRVARDLGTRVEVDAGLRAGERVILNPPVTLVNGSKVQPRPLGTGPTT, from the coding sequence ATGAATGATCTCGACCAAACCGACGTGCACACCGGCAAGGCTTATCAAACCTCATCCAAACCTCGCTCGCGAGCGCGGCGCCGCTGGGGCGGACGCATCTTCGCATTCGGCGCCTTCCTGTTGCTGACCACTGGCATCTCGCTCGGTGCCTCGCGCCACCATGCGCAGCAACGGCAGGCTCTTCTGACAGCTGATGAGACGCGTCGCTTCGCGCCGTCCGTCCTTATCGCGCCTGTCGAGGCGAGTCCGGCCGTTGTTCCCGTCACGTTGCCGGGCACCACCGCAGCCTACGCCGCTGCCAACATCTACGCCCGGGCAACCGGCTATATTGCCAAGCGCAATGTCGATATCGGGGATCACGTCAAGCAGGGCGAACTGCTCGCAGAGCTCGCAGTACCCGAGCTCGACGACCAGATTTCGCAGAACGAGGCCACCCTCGAGCAGCTAAAGGCCGCGGTGCAGAAGGCGGAAGCCAACGCGAAGCTCGCAGAAGCGACCTGGGGCCGCGACAAACCGTTGCTCAAGGATGGATGGGTGACCGGGCACCAGGGCGATATCGACCTGCAAACAGTCAAAGCTGACGAGGCCGCCGTCAGCGTCGCGCAAGCAAATGTCGCGGCGCAAGAGCATCTGCTCACGGTGCTGCGTCAGAACCGAGCCTATGCCTTGGTCCTCGCGCCCTTCGATGGCGTCATCACCCAACGCAATGTCGATGTCGGCGCGCTGGCGCAGGGCAACGCAAACACCGGCACCTTCATGTTCGAGATCATGCAAAGGAACGTGATCCGGGTGTGGGTCTATGTACCGCAGGACGCAGCATTCGGTGTTGCCCCGGGCGTTGATGCGATCGTGCGAGTGCCCGAACTGCCGGATCACGAGTTTCAAGGCAAGGTGACCCGGATCGCCGACGCGCTGCAGAGCGGCACCCGCACGCTCTTGACCGAAATCGATATCCCCAATCCCGACGGCGCGCTGCCGCCCGGCATCTATTGCTCGGTCGAGCTCAAGGTACCGCGCAAGACGCCGTCCTTCACCATTCCGGCGGAGGCCCTGCTCTTCAACCGCAATGGCCTGCAGGCGGCCGTCGTCAAGGATGGCAAAGCCGAGATCCGCACCGTCAGGGTCGCACGCGACTTGGGCACCCGGGTGGAAGTAGACGCCGGATTGAGGGCTGGCGAGCGTGTGATCCTCAATCCGCCAGTCACGCTCGTCAATGGCAGCAAAGTACAGCCGCGCCCGCTGGGCACCGGTCCGACCACCTAG